From the genome of Papaver somniferum cultivar HN1 unplaced genomic scaffold, ASM357369v1 unplaced-scaffold_46, whole genome shotgun sequence:
TAGCTATAATTTTAGTGTGTTCATGTTTGCATTATGTAACCATGAAATTCAATGTGACAGCTTTTTGATGGTAATAATGAGCTTATTGACCCCCTGGAGTCTTATGTTGGCGATTGCACAAGTGTATGATCTTGCTGGATTCCAGCTTCTTCAACCTAGAATAATCAAGATAGGCATCATTATTGGAGACGCGGTGAGAAACTGAATTCTGTAAAATGGAAAAACTAATTGCACTAAGAATCGTTTACTTACTAAACTAATTGCAGGTTCTCTCTTTTCTCGCTCTAGCAGCCGCCTCCTCAGCTGCGGCCGTGATCAGCTTCTTACCAGACTTGAAGGGATCCAGCAGATATCAGCTCGCAGCCACATTGGCGTTTTTCACCTGGATCATGACGGCTTCTTCAGCTCTCCTAAACTTCTGGCTATATCACTCAGTTTGAATCATTCCTTGAAGCATGGTTGGGGAACAAActtaaaaccagaaaataaaaaaagatatctTGAAGCATATCTTGAAACTCAATTTGAATCATATGTTGAAGCATGTTTAAAAATTTCTTGTCAGATGGTATGAGTCACCTCATGCGGTGATAACCATTGCTTAACTCATGTGCTGTGCTGTGACAGATGACATGAATTACCTCGAACAGTAATTATTATCTCTTGTCTCACAGGTTGTAGAGTTATCAGATGGTATGAATTACTTTAAAGGGGCAACAGTCATCTCTATCTCATATTTTGCACAGTTAATCAGATAATAGGAGCTGAAA
Proteins encoded in this window:
- the LOC113342702 gene encoding CASP-like protein 5C1; its protein translation is MDIISLIPRIFQMIFSCSAMTVLVSAQDVDKYVAFSFLMVIMSLLTPWSLMLAIAQVYDLAGFQLLQPRIIKIGIIIGDAVLSFLALAAASSAAAVISFLPDLKGSSRYQLAATLAFFTWIMTASSALLNFWLYHSV